A genome region from Solanum pennellii chromosome 12, SPENNV200 includes the following:
- the LOC107005894 gene encoding cytochrome b561 and DOMON domain-containing protein At3g25290-like has protein sequence MIETSRPPSFSMMLLVILSILSIFSFTNTHAHHCSNDFLSEAKNRSLINITFCKRYTESNGVEVAIHLHENTRKIDIMVGAKLKEEEETGWLAWGLNPGEEARMIGTQALIGIKTKNKGLLKDTYNITGYTKLGCQLLPSPIDLNISNFKFIHITELEYHVILATIILPNQYDLSRLNQVWQVGINIGAVGTKELKMHGKGLMNYDSSETINLRTGKGRGNRIHNSSKIRKVHGILNIIGWGVVLPIGVIIARNFREFPLPWLGWKKCHISCQTIGYLVGTTGWAVGIWLGKASKYYSFHKHGTYGLLIFAFATVQMLFFKLKPGESDKYRMYRNMFHHVVGYSLMIGICINILKGIHIIHLDYTSWKPTYLGIVSCLAFIFLVFEIVSWFKFLCDKFGLWILCAKCIPNKESNEKKGSKKDGKAQSQVQPSETPIRADN, from the exons atGATAGAAACATCACGACCACCATCTTTCTCTATGATGTTATTAgtcattttatcaattttatcgATATTTTCTTTCACAAATACTCATGCTCATCATTGTAGTAATGATTTCTTGTCCGAGGCGAAGAATAGAAGTCTAATCAACATAACATTTTGCAAGAGATACACGGAAAGCAATGGAGTTGAAGTAGCCATACATCTACACGAAAACACTCGAAAAATTGACATAATGGTGGGAGCTAagttaaaagaagaagaagaaacaggATGGCTAGCATGGGGCTTGAATCCTGGTGAAGAAGCTAGAATGATTGGAACACAAGCTCTTATAGGTATAAAGACTAAGAATAAAGGGTTACTTAAGGATACATACAATATTACTGGTTATACAAAGTTAGGTTGTCAATTATTGCCTTCTCCTATTGACTTAAACATAagtaatttcaaatttattcatattaCTGAACTTGAATATCATGTTATATTAGCAACTAttattcttccaaatcaatatGATTTGTCAAGGTTGAATCAAGTGTGGCAAGTTGGAATTAATATTGGGGCAGTGGGGACTAAAGAACTAAAGATGCATGGTAAAGGCCTCATGAATTATGATAGTAGTGAAACAATTAACTTGAGGACAGGCAAAGGTCGAGGCAATAGAATTCATAACTCTAGCAAAATAAGAAAA GTTCATGggatattaaatattattgggTGGGGTGTAGTGCTTCCTATTGGTGTGATTATAGCAAGGAATTTTAGAGAGTTTCCATTACCTTGGTTGGGTTGGAAAAAATGTCATATTTCATGCCAAACAATTGGGTACCTTGTGGGAACAACAGGATGGGCTGTTGGAATATGGCTTGGTAAAGCATCAAAATATTATTCCTTTCACAAACATGGAACTTATGGCCTTTTAATATTTGCTTTTGCCACTGTACAA ATGTTGTTTTTCAAACTTAAACCGGGCGAAAGCGACAAATATCGTATGTATAGGAACATGTTTCATCATGTTGTTGGATATTCATTAATGATTGGGATCTGTATCAACATATTGAAAGGGATACATATAATACATCTGGACTACACATCCTGGAAACCAACTTATTTAGGAATAGTTAGTTGTTTGGCTTTcatctttcttgtttttgaaaTAGTATCTTGGTTCAAATTTTTGTGTGATAAGTTTGGGCTTTGGATCTTATGTGCCAAATGCATACCAAATAAGGAATCAAATGAGAAAAAAGGTTCAAAAAAAGATGGAAAAGCTCAATCACAAGTTCAACCTAGTGAAACACCAATAAGAGCTGATAATTAA